One segment of Pseudodesulfovibrio sp. 5S69 DNA contains the following:
- a CDS encoding FeoA family protein, protein MQKPLTEFPTGSIVRIAGIDGGRQARARMLAMGMTPGCPVTVLTGDNKGCRVRVRGSDVVLCCGLAAKILAVPDESDEGPRCSCCPGRQARAS, encoded by the coding sequence ATGCAAAAGCCTTTGACCGAGTTTCCGACAGGGTCCATAGTTCGAATAGCCGGTATAGACGGTGGCCGCCAGGCCCGCGCCCGTATGCTGGCCATGGGCATGACGCCCGGCTGCCCTGTGACCGTCCTGACCGGGGACAACAAGGGATGCCGCGTGCGTGTGCGCGGCTCGGACGTGGTTTTGTGCTGCGGCCTGGCCGCGAAGATCCTGGCCGTGCCCGACGAGTCCGACGAAGGCCCCCGCTGCTCCTGCTGCCCCGGCCGCCAAGCCAGAGCCTCCTAG
- a CDS encoding YbgA family protein: protein MSDSIKIGVSACVAGERVRFDRTHRRSAYLTETLAKHVEFVPICPEIACGMGIPREPLRQVDCAGEIRLIGYESGKDLTAKMTNWAKRVLKGLDKEGICGFVLRVHSASCAVNKSKIHSTDGTPPKPGPGFFTRLLRAHDPLLPVVSSEGLQNAAQRENFIRRVFVLHRWRALTARGVSIGNLVDFHTRHKMLIRAHDLRGYRDLGRLLGESTLHNAETIFEKYGTLLFNALTLKATPSKNRDVLSHAAGYFKKNLDAEDKRELHAMITAYAKGKVPLLVPVTLLNHYARKYRVPYLTQQYYLNPEPAELKLLNHA, encoded by the coding sequence ATGTCCGATAGCATCAAGATTGGCGTCAGCGCCTGCGTGGCCGGAGAAAGGGTCCGCTTCGACCGCACCCACCGCCGGAGCGCCTACCTGACCGAAACACTGGCCAAGCACGTGGAATTCGTGCCCATCTGCCCTGAGATAGCCTGCGGCATGGGCATTCCCCGCGAACCGCTCCGCCAGGTGGACTGCGCAGGCGAAATCAGGCTCATCGGCTACGAGTCGGGCAAGGACCTGACCGCCAAGATGACCAACTGGGCCAAACGCGTGCTCAAGGGACTGGACAAGGAAGGCATCTGCGGCTTTGTCCTGCGCGTGCACTCGGCCTCCTGCGCGGTAAACAAATCCAAGATCCACTCCACCGACGGCACGCCTCCGAAACCCGGGCCCGGCTTCTTTACCCGCCTGCTCCGGGCACACGATCCCCTGCTGCCCGTAGTCTCGTCCGAAGGATTGCAAAACGCCGCGCAACGCGAGAATTTCATCCGCCGGGTCTTTGTCCTGCACCGCTGGCGCGCTCTCACCGCCAGAGGGGTGTCCATCGGCAACCTGGTGGACTTCCATACCCGGCACAAGATGCTCATCCGCGCCCACGACCTGCGCGGCTACCGGGACCTCGGCCGCCTGCTCGGCGAAAGCACCCTGCACAACGCCGAGACGATCTTCGAAAAGTACGGCACACTCCTCTTCAACGCCCTGACCCTCAAGGCTACGCCGAGCAAGAACCGCGACGTGTTGAGCCACGCGGCGGGCTACTTCAAGAAGAACCTGGACGCCGAGGACAAGCGCGAACTGCACGCCATGATCACGGCCTATGCCAAAGGCAAGGTCCCCCTGCTCGTGCCCGTCACCCTGCTCAACCACTACGCCCGCAAGTATCGCGTGCCGTACCTGACCCAGCAATACTACCTCAATCCCGAGCCCGCCGAACTCAAGCTGCTCAACCACGCCTGA